In Oncorhynchus masou masou isolate Uvic2021 chromosome 10, UVic_Omas_1.1, whole genome shotgun sequence, a single genomic region encodes these proteins:
- the LOC135547717 gene encoding indian hedgehog B protein-like: MRPSVLVGLFIGCALFLAPVTQGCGPGRGYGKRRLPKKLTPLAYKQFSPNVAEKTLGASGKHEGKITRNSERFKELTPNYNPDIIFKDEENTAADRLMTQRCKDKLNSLAISVMNMWPGVKLRVTEGWDEDGHHSEDSLHYEGRAVDITTSDRDRNKYSMLARLAVEAGFDWVYYESKAHVHCSVKSEHSVAAKTGGCFPGRSLVTLDDGSSRAVQDLQPGDRVLASSGADGSRFGGDLVYSEFFTFLDHEPAARKQFYVLGTETGANLTLTAAHLVFVTEGNCSVGESSKGVVMRTMYASDVRPGQCVLTAGRNQGPQGNLSQVIWVHIQMDTGAFAPLTRHGSLVVDGVLASCYAAMDQHQLAHWAFGPLRLLYSWTRWTGASLGDGLHWYSQVLHWIGMFLLDPGHFHPWGMVDSER; encoded by the exons ATGCGTCCCTCCGTGCTTGTAGGGCTCTTCATCGGCTGCGCCCTGTTTCTCGCACCTGTAACCCAGGGCTGTGGGCCGGGGAGGGGATACGGCAAGAGACGTCTGCCAAAGAAGCTCACACCCCTCGCTTATAAGCAGTTCAGCCCAAACGTTGCCGAGAAAACACTGGGCGCCAGTGGCAAACACGAGGGGAAAATAACGAGAAATTCAGAACGGTTCAAAGAGCTCACTCCCAACTATAACCCTGATATCATATTTAAAGATGAGGAGAATACGGCTGCTGATCGACTTATGACCCAG cgtTGCAAAGACAAGCTGAACTCCCTGGCCATCTCTGTGATGAACATGTGGCCTGGGGTGAAGctgagagtgacagagggatgggACGAGGACGGGCACCACTCAGAGGACTCCCTCCATTATGAGGGAAGAGCGGTGGACATCACCACCTCAGACCGGGACAGGAACAAGTACTCCATGCTGGCTCGGCTGGCCGTAGAGGCTGGCTTCGACTGGGTCTACTATGAATCGAAGGCACACGTGCACTGCAGTGTCAAGTCAG AGCACTCAGTAGCAGCTAAGACCGGGGGCTGTTTCCCTGGTCGTTCTCTGGTCACTCTGGATGACGGGAGCAGCAGGGCAGTTCAGGACCTCCAGCCAGGTGACCGGGTCCTGGCCTCCTCGGGGGCTGACGGCAGCAGGTTCGGAGGAGACCTCGTCTACAGTGAGTTCTTCACCTTCCTGGACCACGAGCCTGCAGCCAGGAAACAGTTCTACGTGTTGGGAACAGAGACGGGAGCAAACCTGACCCTCACCGCGGCTCATCTTGTGTTCGTGACCGAGGGTAACTGTTCAGTGGGGGAGTCGTCCAAAGGGGTTGTCATGCGGACTATGTACGCCAGCGACGTACGGCCAGGACAGTGTGTGCTGACCGCAGGGAGAAACCAGGGACCACAGGGAAACCTCTCCCAGGTAATTTGGGTCCACATCCAGATGGACACCGGGGCCTTCGCCCCTCTGACACGCCACGGCTCACTGGTGGTGGACGGCGTTCTAGCCTCGTGCTAcgctgctatggaccagcaccaACTAGCCCACTGGGCATTTGGCCCCCTCCGACTGCTGTACAGCTGGACCAGATGGACTGGTGCCTCTCTAGGAGACGGACTACACTGGTACTCACAAGTCCTGCATTGGATAGGAATGTTCCTATTGGACCCTGGACATTTCCACCCCTGGGGGATGGTCGActcagagagataa